The window AATGACAATCGGTCTTGGGTGGGATCCAAATGAGAGCCATGGAGGCGGTACCTTTGATTTGGACGCTTCGGCGATTATGATTGATTCCGACAGAAAACTTGTTGGTGACGAGTATTTTGTTTTTTATAATAACTTAAATTCTCCGGACGGAGCTTTACAACATACAGGAGATGACCCAGACGGGAAAAGTAGTGATGGGGATGATGATGAGGCTATTGTTATCGATCTTGAAAAAGTAGATCCAAGAGTGGAAGAAATTCTGTTTGTGGTAACGATTGAAGATTTTGAAAGAAAAAAACAAAACTTTGGAATGGTAAGAAACTCTTACATTAGAGTTGTAGATAATCACAATCATCAGGAAATTGCAAAATATGAGCTTGATGAAGATTTTTCTATTGAAACCGGGGTCGAATTCGGACGTCTTTACAAAAGAAATGGAAGCTGGAAATTTGAAGCTTCAGGTATCGGTTACAGAGCAGATCTTGGTTTCTTTTTAGAGAAATACTATAAAGGTCAAATCATCAAATAAATGATAGAGTACATTACTAGAAATCGCATAGGCTTGTAGCCTTTGCTGAGTGAAACGCCTTTGCGAACGAGAATATTCTCAATTAGATAAAAAAATCTTTGCGCACTTTGCGTTAAAAAAAATAATAAAATTTAAAAACAACACAAAAAAGATATTAAAAATGGCAATTAATTTACAGAAAGGGCAAACTATTGATTTAAGAAAAAACGACCGTGGCGAAAGCGTTTACGATCTGTCTCAGGTAACTATCGGTTTAGGATGGGATGTTCGTAAGCAAGGAGGTTTTTTCGGGAAAATGTTTAATAAAGAACCGGAATACGACTTAGATGCAGTTGCATTTCTTTTAGATGGAAACGGAAAAGTAGCCAACTTAGGAAGAACAGTTCAGACCAATGACGGAAGACAAATGGGTTTGTATGAAGGTGATGTTATTTACTTCAATTCAATGCAGCATCCAAGCGGACATATTTGGTTAACAGGAGACAACAGAACCGGAGCTGGAGATGGTGATGACGAGCAGATTATTGTAAAATTAGACCAACTTGACGAGCGTTATCAGAAAATTATTTTTGTAGTGACAATTTATCAGGGAAGAAAAAATAACCAGCATTTTGGGATGATTGATAATGCATTTATCCGTGCCGTAGATGCAAGAGGAAAAGAAATTACAAAATACAGTCTTTCTGGCGATGCAAGCATGAATGGAAAGTGTTCTATGGTATTTGCAGAAGCATACAGACACAATGGTGACTGGAAATTCCGTGCCTTA is drawn from Chryseobacterium muglaense and contains these coding sequences:
- a CDS encoding TerD family protein encodes the protein MAINLQKGQKIELGLTKMTIGLGWDPNESHGGGTFDLDASAIMIDSDRKLVGDEYFVFYNNLNSPDGALQHTGDDPDGKSSDGDDDEAIVIDLEKVDPRVEEILFVVTIEDFERKKQNFGMVRNSYIRVVDNHNHQEIAKYELDEDFSIETGVEFGRLYKRNGSWKFEASGIGYRADLGFFLEKYYKGQIIK
- a CDS encoding TerD family protein, which encodes MAINLQKGQTIDLRKNDRGESVYDLSQVTIGLGWDVRKQGGFFGKMFNKEPEYDLDAVAFLLDGNGKVANLGRTVQTNDGRQMGLYEGDVIYFNSMQHPSGHIWLTGDNRTGAGDGDDEQIIVKLDQLDERYQKIIFVVTIYQGRKNNQHFGMIDNAFIRAVDARGKEITKYSLSGDASMNGKCSMVFAEAYRHNGDWKFRALGEPNHSDSFVDILKNYSY